A stretch of the Bacillus licheniformis DSM 13 = ATCC 14580 genome encodes the following:
- the rho gene encoding transcription termination factor Rho: MKDVSISSLENMKLKELYELARHYKVSYYSKLTKKELIFAILKANAEQEDLLFMEGVLEIIQSEGFGFLRPINYSPSSEDIYISASQIRRFDLRNGDKVSGKVRPPKENERYYGLLHVEAVNGDDPESAKERVHFPALTPLYPDRQMVLETKPNHLSTRIMDMMAPVGFGQRGLIVAPPKAGKTMLLKEIANSITTNHPEAELIVLLIDERPEEVTDIERSVAGDVVSSTFDEVPENHIKVAELVLERAMRLVEHKKDVIILMDSITRLARAYNLVIPPSGRTLSGGIDPGAFHRPKRFFGAARNIEEGGSLTILATALVDTGSRMDDVIYEEFKGTGNMELHLDRSLAERRIFPAIDIRRSGTRKEELLVPKEHLDRLWSIRKTMSDTPDFVEKFMRKMKKTKTNQEFFDILIQEWKQANMSAARR, translated from the coding sequence GTGAAAGATGTATCCATTTCATCTTTGGAAAATATGAAATTAAAAGAGCTGTATGAGCTTGCAAGGCATTATAAAGTCTCTTATTACAGCAAACTGACAAAAAAGGAACTGATTTTTGCCATTCTGAAAGCAAACGCCGAACAGGAAGATCTGCTGTTCATGGAAGGCGTATTGGAAATCATCCAGTCCGAAGGGTTCGGCTTTCTCAGACCGATCAACTACTCGCCTAGTTCAGAGGATATCTATATTTCCGCCTCACAAATCCGCCGTTTTGATTTGAGAAACGGTGATAAAGTGTCCGGAAAGGTCCGCCCTCCAAAAGAAAACGAACGGTATTACGGCCTGCTGCACGTTGAAGCGGTTAACGGCGACGATCCTGAATCAGCAAAAGAACGCGTGCACTTTCCGGCATTAACGCCTCTTTATCCAGATCGCCAGATGGTGCTTGAAACGAAGCCGAATCACCTGTCAACACGGATCATGGACATGATGGCGCCGGTCGGCTTTGGACAGCGCGGTCTGATCGTCGCTCCGCCTAAAGCGGGTAAAACCATGCTCTTGAAAGAGATCGCGAACAGCATCACAACCAATCATCCGGAAGCGGAGCTGATCGTGCTTCTTATCGATGAAAGACCTGAGGAAGTGACCGACATCGAACGTTCGGTTGCAGGAGACGTTGTCAGCTCAACGTTTGACGAAGTTCCTGAAAACCATATCAAGGTGGCCGAGCTTGTATTGGAACGTGCAATGAGGCTTGTTGAGCATAAAAAGGACGTTATCATTTTAATGGACAGCATTACAAGGCTTGCCCGCGCCTATAACCTTGTCATTCCGCCGAGCGGCAGAACGTTGTCCGGGGGAATCGATCCCGGCGCTTTCCACCGTCCAAAGCGTTTCTTTGGAGCAGCCCGCAACATTGAAGAGGGCGGCAGCTTAACGATCCTGGCGACCGCTCTCGTCGACACGGGCTCGCGGATGGATGACGTCATCTATGAGGAATTTAAAGGAACAGGGAACATGGAGCTTCATCTTGACCGTTCTCTTGCGGAAAGAAGAATCTTTCCTGCCATTGATATTCGCCGTTCGGGTACGCGTAAAGAAGAGCTTCTCGTTCCGAAAGAGCACCTTGATCGTCTGTGGTCAATCCGGAAAACGATGTCTGACACGCCTGACTTCGTCGAGAAATTCATGAGAAAAATGAAAAAGACGAAAACGAATCAGGAGTTTTTCGATATTCTGATCCAGGAATGGAAACAAGCCAATATGTCTGCTGCAAGGCGCTGA
- the glpX gene encoding class II fructose-bisphosphatase, whose translation MERSLSMELVRVTEAAALKSARWMGRGKKDEADDAATSAMRDVFDTIPMKGTVVIGEGEMDEAPMLYIGEKLGNGYGPRVDVAVDPLEGTNIVASGGWNALAVIAVADHGNLLNAPDMYMDKIAVGPEAVGCIDIEAPVIDNLKAVAKAKNKDVEDVVATILNRPRHEKIIHELREAGARIKLINDGDVAGAINTAFDHTGVDILFGSGGAPEGVLSAVALKALGGEIHGKLLPQSEEELRRCEKMGLDTGKVLRMEDLVKGDDAIFAATGVTDGELLKGVQFKGSVGTTHSVVMRAKSGTVRFVDGRHSLKKKPNLVIRP comes from the coding sequence ATGGAAAGAAGCTTATCGATGGAACTTGTTCGTGTGACAGAAGCGGCTGCGCTAAAGTCAGCGCGCTGGATGGGAAGAGGTAAAAAAGACGAAGCCGACGACGCTGCGACAAGCGCCATGAGGGATGTGTTTGACACCATTCCTATGAAGGGAACGGTGGTAATCGGAGAAGGGGAAATGGACGAAGCGCCGATGCTTTATATTGGAGAAAAGCTCGGCAACGGCTACGGCCCTCGAGTAGACGTAGCAGTAGACCCTCTCGAAGGGACGAACATCGTCGCTAGCGGCGGATGGAACGCTCTCGCAGTCATTGCGGTGGCTGATCACGGAAACCTGCTGAATGCGCCTGACATGTATATGGATAAAATCGCTGTAGGTCCTGAAGCTGTAGGCTGCATCGATATTGAAGCGCCTGTGATTGATAACTTGAAAGCTGTGGCAAAAGCAAAGAATAAAGATGTGGAAGATGTTGTAGCCACGATTTTGAACCGTCCGCGGCATGAGAAAATCATCCATGAGCTTCGCGAAGCAGGCGCCAGAATCAAGCTGATCAATGACGGGGACGTGGCCGGTGCGATTAACACCGCTTTTGATCATACAGGCGTCGATATTTTATTCGGCTCAGGAGGCGCTCCGGAAGGCGTACTCTCGGCTGTTGCACTCAAAGCTCTCGGAGGGGAAATTCACGGAAAGCTTCTTCCTCAAAGTGAGGAAGAACTGAGACGCTGTGAAAAGATGGGGCTTGATACGGGCAAAGTGCTCCGCATGGAAGACCTCGTCAAAGGAGACGATGCGATTTTCGCCGCAACTGGCGTCACAGACGGAGAGCTCCTGAAAGGCGTGCAATTCAAAGGATCTGTTGGAACGACCCACAGCGTAGTCATGAGGGCAAAATCCGGTACGGTACGGTTTGTGGACGGAAGACACAGTCTCAAGAAAAAACCTAACCTAGTCATCCGGCCATAA
- a CDS encoding UDP-N-acetylglucosamine 1-carboxyvinyltransferase has protein sequence MEKLNIAGGDPLNGTVHISGAKNSAVALIPATILADSTVTLEGLPHISDILTLRDLLREIGGNVHFEKGEMVVDPAPMISMPLPNGKVKQLRASYYLMGAMLGRFKKAVIGLPGGCHLGPRPIDQHIKGFEALGAEVTNEQGAIYLRAEELKGARIYLDVVSVGATINIMLAAVLAKGRTVIENAAKEPEIIDVATLLTSMGAKIKGAGTDVIRIEGVESLHGCRHSIIPDRIEAGTFMIAAASMGQEVLIDNVIPTHLESLIAKLREMGVRIEESSEQILMVGGQKELKPVDLKTLVYPGFPTDLQQPMTSLLTKANGTSVVTDTIYSARFKHIDELRRMGASMKVEGRSAIITGPAPLQGAKVKASDLRAGACLVVAGLMAEGVTEITGLEHLDRGYSQLEEKLTKLGATVWREKLTDQEIEQLQNS, from the coding sequence ATGGAAAAGTTAAATATAGCTGGCGGCGATCCTCTCAATGGCACAGTACATATAAGCGGAGCGAAAAACAGCGCTGTCGCTCTCATACCTGCGACGATTTTGGCTGATTCGACGGTTACGCTTGAAGGCCTTCCCCATATTTCAGACATTTTGACGCTTCGCGATCTGCTGAGAGAGATCGGCGGAAACGTTCACTTTGAAAAGGGAGAAATGGTCGTTGATCCTGCGCCGATGATCAGCATGCCTTTGCCGAATGGAAAAGTGAAACAGCTTCGGGCTTCTTATTACTTAATGGGCGCGATGCTAGGACGCTTTAAGAAAGCGGTCATCGGCCTTCCAGGCGGCTGCCACCTTGGTCCGAGACCGATTGATCAGCATATCAAAGGTTTTGAGGCGCTCGGAGCCGAAGTGACAAACGAACAGGGTGCGATCTATCTGCGTGCGGAGGAATTAAAAGGCGCGCGCATTTATCTTGATGTCGTCAGTGTTGGAGCAACGATCAACATCATGCTTGCCGCCGTGCTTGCCAAAGGCAGAACCGTAATTGAAAACGCTGCGAAAGAACCTGAGATTATCGATGTTGCCACTCTTTTAACAAGCATGGGAGCAAAAATAAAAGGCGCCGGTACGGACGTCATCCGCATCGAAGGCGTTGAATCGCTTCACGGGTGCAGACACTCGATTATTCCGGACCGGATCGAAGCCGGCACTTTCATGATTGCAGCTGCTTCCATGGGACAAGAAGTGCTGATTGATAATGTAATTCCGACGCATTTGGAATCGTTAATCGCCAAGCTCCGCGAAATGGGGGTTCGAATCGAAGAAAGCAGCGAGCAGATTTTAATGGTCGGCGGACAGAAAGAGCTGAAACCGGTCGATTTGAAAACGCTCGTATACCCCGGCTTTCCGACCGATCTGCAGCAGCCGATGACATCGCTTTTAACGAAGGCAAACGGGACGAGCGTTGTCACTGACACCATTTACTCCGCTCGCTTCAAACATATTGACGAGCTGAGACGCATGGGTGCGTCGATGAAGGTTGAAGGAAGATCGGCGATCATTACCGGGCCAGCTCCTTTGCAGGGCGCCAAGGTGAAAGCGAGTGATCTTCGGGCGGGAGCATGTCTCGTTGTTGCCGGTCTAATGGCGGAAGGTGTCACGGAAATCACCGGTTTGGAGCACCTTGACAGAGGCTACAGTCAGCTTGAAGAAAAGCTGACAAAGCTCGGGGCCACTGTCTGGCGCGAAAAATTGACAGACCAGGAAATTGAACAGCTGCAAAACTCGTGA
- the fsa gene encoding fructose-6-phosphate aldolase encodes MLFFIDTANLDEIKEAHALGVLAGVTTNPSLVAKENISFHDRLREITEVVSGSVSAEVISLKAEEMIEEGKELAKIAPNITVKIPMTPDGLKAVKALTDLGIKTNVTLIFSANQALLAARAGATYVSPFLGRLDDIGHNGLDLISEIKQIFDVHGLDTQIIAASIRHAQHVTEAALRGAHIGTMPLKVIHQLTKHPLTDKGIEQFLADWNK; translated from the coding sequence ATGCTGTTTTTTATTGATACTGCAAATTTAGACGAAATTAAAGAGGCGCACGCTCTCGGCGTGCTTGCGGGAGTTACGACAAATCCTAGTTTAGTAGCAAAAGAAAACATTTCGTTTCATGACCGTCTGCGTGAAATTACCGAAGTGGTTTCTGGGTCAGTCAGCGCCGAGGTTATTTCTCTGAAGGCTGAAGAGATGATTGAAGAAGGAAAAGAGCTTGCGAAAATCGCGCCGAATATTACGGTGAAAATTCCGATGACGCCTGACGGCCTGAAAGCTGTTAAAGCATTAACCGATCTCGGAATTAAAACGAACGTCACACTGATCTTCAGCGCAAATCAGGCGCTTCTTGCCGCAAGAGCAGGAGCTACGTATGTTTCCCCGTTCCTGGGACGCCTTGACGATATCGGCCACAACGGCCTCGACTTGATCAGTGAAATTAAACAAATTTTCGATGTGCACGGTTTGGACACGCAAATCATCGCCGCGTCCATCCGCCATGCGCAGCATGTGACTGAGGCCGCGCTCAGGGGAGCTCATATCGGCACGATGCCTCTCAAAGTCATTCACCAGCTTACAAAGCACCCGCTTACTGATAAAGGGATCGAACAGTTTTTGGCTGACTGGAATAAATAA
- a CDS encoding class II fructose-bisphosphate aldolase: MPLVSMTEMLNKAKENGYAVGQFNLNNLEFTQAILQAAEEEKSPVILGVSEGAGRYMGGFKTVVAMVKALMEEYNVTVPVAIHLDHGSSFESCAKAIHAGFTSVMIDASHHPFEENVATTSKVVELAHFHGVSVEAELGTVGGQEDDVIADGVIYADPKECQELVERTGIDCLAPALGSVHGPYKGEPNLGFKEMEEIGNTTGLPLVLHGGTGIPTADIKKAISLGTAKINVNTENQIASAKAVRETLAAKPEEYDPRKYLGPAREAIKETVIGKMREFGSSNKA, translated from the coding sequence ATGCCTTTAGTATCAATGACGGAAATGTTGAATAAAGCAAAAGAAAACGGATATGCTGTCGGACAATTTAACTTAAATAACCTTGAGTTCACTCAAGCGATTTTACAAGCCGCTGAAGAAGAGAAATCTCCTGTTATCCTCGGTGTATCAGAAGGTGCGGGACGCTATATGGGCGGTTTTAAAACCGTTGTTGCAATGGTTAAAGCGCTGATGGAAGAATACAACGTAACAGTGCCTGTTGCGATTCACTTAGACCACGGTTCAAGCTTTGAATCTTGTGCAAAAGCGATTCATGCGGGATTCACTTCCGTTATGATCGACGCTTCTCACCATCCTTTCGAGGAAAACGTTGCGACGACTTCAAAAGTTGTTGAGCTCGCTCATTTCCACGGCGTATCAGTTGAAGCTGAGCTTGGAACTGTAGGCGGACAGGAAGACGACGTAATTGCAGATGGCGTCATCTACGCGGATCCTAAAGAGTGCCAAGAGCTTGTTGAGCGCACAGGAATCGACTGCCTTGCTCCTGCATTAGGTTCTGTTCACGGTCCTTACAAAGGCGAACCAAACCTTGGATTTAAAGAAATGGAAGAAATCGGAAATACAACTGGTCTTCCGCTCGTACTTCACGGCGGTACAGGCATTCCGACTGCCGACATTAAGAAAGCTATTTCTTTAGGTACGGCAAAAATCAACGTCAACACTGAAAACCAAATCGCTTCCGCGAAAGCTGTTCGCGAAACGCTGGCTGCGAAGCCTGAAGAGTATGATCCGCGCAAATACCTCGGACCTGCACGCGAAGCTATCAAAGAAACAGTTATCGGCAAAATGCGCGAATTTGGTTCTTCAAACAAAGCATAA
- a CDS encoding response regulator, translating into MMNEKILIVDDQYGIRVLLNEVFNKEGYKTFQAANGIQALDIVKNQRPDLVLLDMKIPGMDGIEILKRMKIIDEGIRVIIMTAYGELDMIQESKELGALTHFAKPFDIDEIRDAVKTYLPIKSNG; encoded by the coding sequence ATCATGAATGAGAAGATTTTAATCGTAGACGACCAGTACGGGATTCGGGTTCTGCTGAATGAAGTTTTCAATAAAGAAGGGTACAAAACCTTCCAGGCCGCAAACGGGATTCAAGCGCTTGACATTGTGAAAAACCAGCGCCCCGACCTCGTTCTGCTCGATATGAAAATCCCCGGAATGGACGGAATTGAAATTTTAAAAAGAATGAAGATCATAGACGAGGGGATCCGCGTCATCATCATGACGGCCTACGGAGAGCTCGACATGATCCAGGAATCGAAGGAGCTCGGAGCCCTGACACACTTTGCTAAGCCTTTTGACATCGACGAAATCCGCGATGCCGTCAAAACGTATCTGCCCATAAAGTCCAACGGATAG
- a CDS encoding DUF2529 domain-containing protein → MLKIFTTQLTGIFNRIQEGEAQSIEDGARLLAQAVISDHSVYVYGKNELEGILKEAMYSSEPFPSVKPLQKDEENWPDFEMTDKVLMFCAGSADDEELKMAEKLYEKGIGLVVVSPSGKDGVPIASFADVHIDSKLRMPLLPDEDGTRYGFPSLMVSLYIYHALSFTLKEILQEYQ, encoded by the coding sequence TTGCTTAAAATTTTCACCACTCAATTGACGGGAATCTTCAACCGGATTCAAGAGGGCGAGGCCCAATCGATAGAGGACGGCGCCCGCTTGTTGGCTCAGGCGGTCATCAGTGATCATTCGGTTTATGTATACGGAAAAAATGAATTGGAAGGCATTTTGAAAGAAGCGATGTACAGTTCTGAACCGTTCCCCTCAGTCAAACCGCTGCAGAAGGACGAAGAAAACTGGCCCGATTTTGAAATGACGGACAAAGTGCTGATGTTCTGCGCCGGTTCAGCGGATGACGAAGAACTGAAAATGGCGGAAAAACTGTATGAAAAAGGAATCGGACTTGTTGTCGTCTCCCCTTCGGGAAAAGACGGCGTCCCGATCGCATCCTTCGCCGATGTCCATATCGATTCAAAGCTGAGAATGCCGCTTCTTCCCGATGAAGACGGAACAAGGTACGGATTTCCGTCCCTGATGGTCAGCCTCTATATTTATCATGCCCTATCCTTTACATTAAAGGAAATCCTCCAGGAATACCAATAA
- a CDS encoding CTP synthase, with protein sequence MTKYIFVTGGVVSSLGKGITASSLGRLLKNRGLNVTIQKFDPYINVDPGTMSPYQHGEVFVTDDGAETDLDLGHYERFIDINLNKYSNVTTGKIYSTVLKKERRGDYLGGTVQVIPHITNEIKDRVFRAGKETHADVVITEIGGTVGDIESLPFLEAIRQIKSDVGRDNVMYIHCTLVPYLKAAGEMKTKPTQHSVKELRSLGIQPNVIVVRTEMPISQDMKDKIALFCDIDPKAVIEAGDADTLYSIPLDLQKQGLDSLVCSHLKLDCREADMEEWKELVKKVKNLSKTVTIALVGKYVELPDAYISVVESLRHAGYAFDADIQVKWINAEEVTEDNVADLVQNADGILVPGGFGDRGVEGKITTVKYAREQKIPFFGICLGMQVASIEYARNVLGLEGAHSAEIDPSTPYPIIDLLPEQKDIEDLGGTLRLGLYPCKLQEGSKAYQAYENEVVYERHRHRYEFNNEFRQQMEEAGFVFSGTSPDGRLVEIIELKDHPWFVASQFHPEFTSRPTRPQALFRDFVHASLKTSEKL encoded by the coding sequence ATGACAAAATATATCTTTGTAACCGGAGGAGTTGTATCCTCGCTTGGAAAAGGAATTACGGCGTCTTCGCTCGGCCGCCTGCTGAAGAACAGAGGTTTGAATGTCACCATTCAAAAATTTGACCCGTATATCAACGTAGACCCGGGTACGATGAGCCCGTATCAGCACGGTGAAGTGTTTGTAACCGACGACGGTGCGGAAACGGATCTTGACCTCGGCCATTATGAGCGCTTTATCGACATCAATTTAAATAAATACAGCAACGTGACAACAGGAAAAATCTATTCCACGGTGCTGAAAAAAGAGCGCAGAGGCGATTATTTAGGCGGAACCGTACAGGTAATACCTCATATCACAAATGAAATTAAAGACCGTGTATTCCGCGCCGGAAAAGAAACGCACGCTGATGTCGTAATCACTGAAATCGGCGGAACCGTCGGTGACATCGAATCGCTGCCATTTCTTGAAGCGATCCGCCAGATCAAGAGCGATGTCGGCCGCGACAATGTGATGTACATCCATTGTACGCTTGTTCCATATCTTAAAGCGGCGGGAGAAATGAAAACAAAGCCGACTCAGCACAGCGTAAAAGAACTGCGCAGCCTCGGCATTCAGCCAAATGTCATCGTCGTGAGAACAGAAATGCCGATTTCTCAGGACATGAAAGATAAAATCGCGCTCTTCTGCGACATTGATCCTAAAGCCGTCATCGAGGCTGGAGATGCGGATACGCTCTACTCCATTCCTCTCGACCTTCAAAAACAAGGCCTGGACAGCCTGGTTTGCAGCCACTTGAAGCTGGATTGCAGAGAAGCCGATATGGAAGAGTGGAAAGAACTCGTCAAAAAGGTGAAAAATCTGTCCAAAACGGTAACAATCGCTTTGGTCGGTAAATACGTTGAGCTCCCGGATGCTTACATTTCAGTTGTAGAATCGCTTCGCCATGCGGGTTATGCGTTTGATGCAGACATTCAAGTTAAATGGATCAATGCGGAAGAAGTGACGGAAGACAACGTTGCCGATCTTGTTCAAAATGCGGACGGTATTCTTGTTCCGGGCGGATTCGGAGACCGCGGTGTTGAAGGGAAAATCACGACAGTCAAATATGCCCGCGAACAAAAGATTCCGTTCTTCGGCATTTGCCTCGGAATGCAGGTGGCATCGATTGAATACGCGAGAAACGTGCTCGGCCTTGAAGGAGCGCACTCAGCCGAAATCGATCCGTCTACACCGTATCCGATTATCGACCTTCTCCCTGAACAAAAGGACATTGAAGACCTCGGCGGAACACTGCGCCTCGGACTTTATCCGTGCAAGCTTCAAGAAGGATCGAAAGCATATCAGGCATATGAAAATGAAGTGGTGTATGAACGCCACCGCCACCGCTACGAATTCAACAATGAGTTCAGACAGCAGATGGAAGAAGCCGGTTTTGTATTTTCCGGGACAAGCCCTGACGGCCGTCTCGTAGAAATTATCGAGCTTAAAGACCATCCATGGTTTGTCGCGTCTCAGTTCCATCCTGAATTTACGTCAAGACCGACAAGACCTCAGGCTCTGTTCAGAGACTTCGTACATGCTTCGCTAAAGACTTCGGAAAAGCTGTAA
- the rpoE gene encoding DNA-directed RNA polymerase subunit delta: MSLKQYSEEQLKEMALVEIAYEIFSEHKKPITFQELTDQVASLLGMGKEELEDRIAQFYTDLNIDGRFLALSDQTWGLRSWYPYDQLDEETQPTVKAKKKKAKKAVEEDLDLDEFEEIDEDDILLDDVEEDLDIDADEFDEIDEADDDELDDLEDEILDDDEDFDEEEDEE; encoded by the coding sequence ATGAGTTTGAAACAATACTCAGAGGAACAGCTAAAGGAAATGGCTTTAGTTGAAATCGCATACGAAATTTTCTCGGAACACAAAAAACCGATTACATTCCAGGAGCTAACAGATCAAGTGGCTTCCTTGCTTGGAATGGGGAAAGAAGAGCTGGAAGACCGCATCGCCCAGTTCTACACAGATTTAAATATCGACGGACGCTTTTTGGCGCTGTCAGACCAAACGTGGGGCCTGCGCAGCTGGTATCCGTATGATCAGCTTGATGAAGAAACCCAGCCGACTGTAAAAGCGAAAAAGAAAAAAGCGAAAAAAGCGGTTGAAGAAGATCTTGATCTTGACGAATTCGAAGAAATCGACGAGGATGATATTCTTCTTGACGATGTCGAAGAAGATTTGGACATTGACGCCGATGAATTCGATGAAATCGATGAAGCCGACGATGATGAGCTGGATGATCTTGAAGACGAGATCCTGGATGATGATGAAGATTTTGATGAAGAGGAAGACGAAGAGTAA
- a CDS encoding acyl-CoA dehydrogenase, with translation MIFKLSEEHQMIQKMVRDFAHHEVEPTAKERDEEERFDMELFAKMAELGLTGIPWPEEYGGIGSDYLAYVIAVEELSKVCASTGVTLSAHTSLAGWPIYAFGTEEQKQEYLKPMARGEKIGAYGLTEPGSGSDAGGMKTTAEKKGDEYILNGTKIFITNGGIADFYIVFANLAPEQKHKGTTAFIVEKDFPGFSVGKKERKLGIRSSPTTEIIFQDCRVPLKNRLGGEGEGFKIAMKTLDGGRNGIAAQAVGIAQGAFEAAKAYAKERKQFGRPIAEQQGIAFKLADMATEIEASRLLTYQAAWLESEGLPYGKASAMSKLYAGDTAMKVTTEAVQIFGGYGYTKDYPVERFMRDAKITQIYEGTQEIQKLVISRMLMK, from the coding sequence ATGATCTTTAAGCTGAGCGAAGAGCACCAAATGATACAGAAGATGGTGCGCGACTTTGCCCATCACGAGGTGGAGCCGACTGCGAAAGAGCGGGATGAGGAAGAGCGGTTTGACATGGAACTGTTTGCAAAAATGGCGGAATTGGGGCTCACGGGTATACCGTGGCCAGAGGAATACGGGGGAATCGGCAGCGACTATCTCGCCTACGTCATCGCGGTTGAAGAGCTTTCGAAAGTCTGCGCCTCAACGGGTGTCACCTTGTCTGCCCATACATCGCTTGCGGGCTGGCCGATTTATGCATTTGGAACAGAAGAACAGAAACAGGAATATTTAAAGCCGATGGCCCGCGGCGAAAAGATAGGAGCCTACGGATTGACGGAGCCCGGTTCAGGCTCCGATGCCGGCGGCATGAAAACGACCGCAGAAAAAAAAGGCGATGAATATATTTTGAACGGGACGAAGATCTTTATCACAAACGGCGGAATCGCGGACTTCTACATCGTGTTTGCCAACCTTGCCCCGGAACAGAAACACAAAGGCACAACCGCCTTTATCGTTGAAAAGGACTTCCCCGGCTTTTCTGTCGGAAAAAAAGAGAGGAAACTGGGCATCCGTTCATCACCGACAACCGAAATCATCTTTCAGGACTGCCGCGTGCCTTTAAAAAACCGCCTTGGCGGGGAAGGTGAAGGCTTTAAAATCGCGATGAAGACGCTCGATGGAGGCAGAAACGGAATTGCCGCTCAAGCCGTCGGGATTGCCCAGGGCGCATTTGAGGCGGCGAAGGCGTATGCGAAAGAGCGGAAGCAATTCGGCAGGCCGATCGCCGAGCAGCAGGGCATCGCTTTTAAACTGGCTGATATGGCGACGGAGATTGAAGCTTCAAGGCTTTTAACCTACCAGGCGGCATGGCTGGAATCAGAAGGACTGCCTTATGGAAAGGCTTCTGCCATGTCAAAGCTTTACGCAGGGGATACGGCCATGAAAGTGACGACGGAGGCCGTGCAAATATTCGGCGGGTACGGCTACACAAAGGATTATCCGGTCGAGCGCTTTATGCGCGATGCAAAAATCACACAGATCTATGAAGGTACGCAGGAAATTCAGAAGCTCGTCATTTCGAGAATGCTGATGAAATAA
- a CDS encoding acyl-CoA dehydrogenase family protein, whose translation MNFQFTEEQTRMQKVVRDFVKQEVAPFVPEMEKGRFPTSLLKKMAERGWMGLPIPAKYNGAGHDFITYMMTIHELSKKSAVLGAVLSVHTSIVTIPILLNGNERQKEHYVKKLAAGQYLGAFCLTEPSAGSDAGSLKTRAEKRGDTYVLNGTKVFITNGGAADIYLVFASTDPEAGTGGISAFIVEKGTPGFFIGKNEEKMGLHGSLTVTLNFDNAVIPARQLLGEEGMGFKMALSNLDTGRIGIAAQALGIAEGALSEAVQFLKKRYPDGELYKNGQALAFKLADMAARTEAARLLVYQAASLKQQGMQTGKAASMAKLFASETAMYVAGEAVQLLGDFGYTKDFSAERYFRDAKVCEIYEGTSEIQRIVIGKHL comes from the coding sequence TTGAATTTTCAGTTTACAGAAGAGCAGACCCGCATGCAGAAGGTTGTAAGGGATTTTGTCAAACAGGAGGTCGCTCCTTTTGTACCTGAAATGGAAAAAGGCCGTTTTCCAACCTCTCTTTTGAAGAAAATGGCGGAGCGCGGCTGGATGGGGCTTCCGATACCGGCTAAGTACAACGGGGCCGGTCATGACTTTATCACCTATATGATGACCATACATGAGCTGTCAAAGAAAAGCGCCGTTCTTGGTGCGGTTCTATCTGTACACACGTCAATTGTCACCATTCCCATTCTTTTAAACGGTAATGAGCGGCAAAAAGAGCACTACGTTAAAAAGCTGGCAGCAGGGCAGTACTTGGGAGCTTTTTGTTTAACCGAACCGAGTGCCGGTTCCGATGCGGGCAGTCTAAAAACCAGGGCCGAAAAGCGCGGCGATACCTATGTGCTGAACGGAACGAAAGTTTTTATTACAAACGGCGGAGCCGCGGACATTTATCTTGTTTTCGCTTCAACCGATCCGGAGGCGGGAACGGGAGGCATTTCCGCTTTTATCGTGGAGAAGGGCACGCCGGGCTTTTTCATCGGAAAAAATGAAGAGAAAATGGGGCTCCACGGTTCGCTAACGGTCACTTTAAATTTTGATAACGCTGTCATTCCCGCCCGGCAGCTGCTGGGGGAGGAAGGAATGGGATTCAAAATGGCCCTGTCCAACCTGGATACCGGCCGGATCGGAATTGCGGCGCAGGCTCTGGGTATCGCCGAGGGAGCGCTTTCTGAAGCCGTTCAATTTCTAAAAAAACGGTATCCGGACGGAGAGCTGTATAAGAACGGCCAAGCGCTTGCCTTTAAGCTGGCCGACATGGCGGCGAGGACAGAGGCGGCCAGGCTTCTCGTCTACCAGGCCGCCTCGTTGAAACAGCAAGGCATGCAGACGGGGAAAGCTGCTTCAATGGCCAAATTGTTCGCTTCGGAAACGGCGATGTATGTCGCCGGAGAGGCCGTGCAGCTGCTCGGAGATTTCGGATACACAAAGGATTTCAGCGCTGAACGATATTTCAGGGATGCGAAAGTGTGTGAAATTTATGAGGGCACGAGCGAGATCCAGCGGATCGTCATCGGTAAACATTTATAA